From one Anopheles bellator chromosome 1, idAnoBellAS_SP24_06.2, whole genome shotgun sequence genomic stretch:
- the LOC131216364 gene encoding zwei Ig domain protein zig-8-like isoform X2, with protein sequence MQRAQHQHVMLILLLFLLGSSSAWFETSSWRTAELDAHYLQQWNGPYFDVSASRNVTVREGETAYLTCRVENLIKHSVSWMRHHDLHILTINQITFISDNRFEVQHSRTTGDWTLRIHRTDRKDTGVYECQISTMPVKSLQLYLIVRGEEELVRRQDDILYDIPPSSAEPNGMRTEDAYGRMYADRVNAVTTQILEGSIVYGYKGQNLNITCIVNHNYDRRPNHIIWYHKNDIVAYESLRKRERSPLNSITSYHLIRDAEFDDAGNYTCAPELYSTASTIVRILDGEEAQELNGGLRLNGTTFCFLVLLVSLCILYNHRDRMS encoded by the exons GTTCGTCGAGCGCCTGGTTCGAGACCAGTTCTTGGCGGACGGCGGAACTTGACGCTCACTATCTGCAACAATGGAACGGACCGTACTTTGACGTGTCCGCGTCGCGAAACGTGACGGTGCGCGAAGGCGAAACAGCGTACCTCACGTGCCGCGTAGAGAACCTGATCAAACACAGCGTATCCTGGATGCGACATCATGACCTACACATACTGACCATCAACCAGATCACGTTTATCTCGGACAACCGGTTCGAGGTGCAACACAGCCGAACGACCGGCGATTGGACGCTCAGGATCCACCGAACAGACAGGAAGGACACCGGTGTCTACGAGTGCCAAATTTCGACCATGCCCGTCAAGAGCTTGCAGCTGTACCTGATCGTTCGCG GCGAGGAGGAGCTGGTGAGACGACAGGACGACATACTTTACGACATTCCGCCCTCTTCCGCGGAACCGAACGGGATGCGAACCGAAGACGCCTACGGCCGGATGTACGCGGATCGTGTGAATG CGGTCACAACGCAAATCCTCGAGGGTTCGATCGTGTACGGCTACAAGGGTCAGAATCTGAACATTACCTGCATCGTCAATCATAACTACGACCGGCGACCCAACCACATCATCTGGTATCACAAAAATGAC ATCGTGGCCTACGAGTCGCTGCGTAAACGGGAACGATCGCCCCTTAATAGCATCACTTCGTACCACCTGATAAGGGACGCCGAGTTCGATGACGCCGGAAACTACACCTGCGCACCGGAACTGTACTCAACTGCCAGCACCATTGTGCGCATCTTGGACG GCGAAGAAGCACAGGAGTTAAACGGTGGCCTACGGTTAAACGGTACTACGTTCTGTTTCCTAGTTTTGCTAGTCTCACTGTGCATACTCTACAATCATCGCGACCGGATGAGTTAG
- the LOC131216364 gene encoding zwei Ig domain protein zig-8-like isoform X1 has translation MQRAQHQHVMLILLLFLLGSSSAWFETSSWRTAELDAHYLQQWNGPYFDVSASRNVTVREGETAYLTCRVENLIKHSVSWMRHHDLHILTINQITFISDNRFEVQHSRTTGDWTLRIHRTDRKDTGVYECQISTMPVKSLQLYLIVRGEEELVRRQDDILYDIPPSSAEPNGMRTEDAYGRMYADRVNDYVFLAVTTQILEGSIVYGYKGQNLNITCIVNHNYDRRPNHIIWYHKNDIVAYESLRKRERSPLNSITSYHLIRDAEFDDAGNYTCAPELYSTASTIVRILDGEEAQELNGGLRLNGTTFCFLVLLVSLCILYNHRDRMS, from the exons GTTCGTCGAGCGCCTGGTTCGAGACCAGTTCTTGGCGGACGGCGGAACTTGACGCTCACTATCTGCAACAATGGAACGGACCGTACTTTGACGTGTCCGCGTCGCGAAACGTGACGGTGCGCGAAGGCGAAACAGCGTACCTCACGTGCCGCGTAGAGAACCTGATCAAACACAGCGTATCCTGGATGCGACATCATGACCTACACATACTGACCATCAACCAGATCACGTTTATCTCGGACAACCGGTTCGAGGTGCAACACAGCCGAACGACCGGCGATTGGACGCTCAGGATCCACCGAACAGACAGGAAGGACACCGGTGTCTACGAGTGCCAAATTTCGACCATGCCCGTCAAGAGCTTGCAGCTGTACCTGATCGTTCGCG GCGAGGAGGAGCTGGTGAGACGACAGGACGACATACTTTACGACATTCCGCCCTCTTCCGCGGAACCGAACGGGATGCGAACCGAAGACGCCTACGGCCGGATGTACGCGGATCGTGTGAATG ATTATGTGTTTCTAGCGGTCACAACGCAAATCCTCGAGGGTTCGATCGTGTACGGCTACAAGGGTCAGAATCTGAACATTACCTGCATCGTCAATCATAACTACGACCGGCGACCCAACCACATCATCTGGTATCACAAAAATGAC ATCGTGGCCTACGAGTCGCTGCGTAAACGGGAACGATCGCCCCTTAATAGCATCACTTCGTACCACCTGATAAGGGACGCCGAGTTCGATGACGCCGGAAACTACACCTGCGCACCGGAACTGTACTCAACTGCCAGCACCATTGTGCGCATCTTGGACG GCGAAGAAGCACAGGAGTTAAACGGTGGCCTACGGTTAAACGGTACTACGTTCTGTTTCCTAGTTTTGCTAGTCTCACTGTGCATACTCTACAATCATCGCGACCGGATGAGTTAG